The Idiomarina loihiensis L2TR genomic sequence TAAACAATTTGGTTGGAATACCCATGTAGTGATAAGCCGATGCATGGAAGAAATCCGCATTCGGGAACAATTTCTTCTCGTCCCACATGACTTTTTCACAACGCACAGACACGTCGTACAAGCGGCTATCACCCACTTCTTCCGACAGCTTCTTAGACCAGGCTTTAATCACGTCGTTACGCGGATCAAAATCACGGTAAATGGCATGACCAAAACCCATGATTTTCTCTTTGCGTTCCAGCATGCCTTTCAGTTTCTGCTCGGCATCGTCAGCGTCTTTCATGCCCTCAATCAGCTCCATTGCCGCTTCGTTTGCACCACCATGAAGTGGCCCGCGTAATGAACCAATGGCACCGGTCACACAAGAGTGAATATCTGACAAGGTTGAAGCACAAACACGAGCCGTAAAGGTTGATGCGTTAAACTCATGCTCAGCATAAAGAATTAACGAAGTGTTCATTACTGCTGCGTGCAGCTCTGAAGGTGCTTTGTCGTGTAACAAGCGCAGGAAGTGTGCACCAATAGACTCTTCTTCAGAATCGGTATCAATACGCACGCCGTCGTGAGTATAGCGGTACCAGTACAGTACGATACCCGGGAAAGTCGCCAGCAAACGTTCGATGTGATCATCCGCTTCATCAAAGCTTTCTTCCGTTTCCAGGTTACCCAGCATAGAACAACCGGTACGCATAACATCCATTGGATGCGCTGATTTTGGAATACGCTCAAGTACGTCTTTAACTTCCTGAGGTAAAGTACGCAGCGACTTCAAGCGCTTTTTGTAGTCTGTTAGCTGTTGCTTATTCGGCAACTCGCCTTTCGCTAAAAGGTAAGCCACTTCTTCAAAACTGACTTTTTCCGCCAGTTCAGAAATGTCATAGCCACGGTAGGTTAAACCTGAACCGCTTTTACCAACAGTACATAGTGCCGTTTCGCCGGCTGACTGTCCGCGCAAACCTGCGCCACTTAGTTTCTTCTCTGCCATAATGTTGTTCCCTTCTTAATTTTTGTATTTGATATCTGCCATCGCTCGTAGCCTGACGTTTACGTCAGGAACGATATCTCACCTGACATAAATGTCAGGCTACTTTTTAAATAATTGGTCTAACTTTTCTTCAAAATCGTGATAGTTCAAAAAGTCATACAACTCTGCGCGAGTCTGCATGTCATCAATGACGGCTTTCTGATCGCCGTTCTCTAAAATACTATTGTAGACGTTAAGTGCGGCTTTGTTCATTGCCCGGAATGCACTTAAGGGGTAAAGAACAATTTCCACCCCAACATCAGCTAACTCCTGTTTATTAAACAATGGCGTAGCGCCAAATTCAGTGATATTGGCCAGAACCGGTACATTCAAGGCTTCGGTGAAGGCTTTATATTGATCAAGCGTATGAACGGCTTCTGCAAAAATGGCATCAGCGCCGGCATCCACACAAGCCTGTGCACGTTCAATAGCGGCCTCCAGACCTTGTTGTTGTAGTGCATCAGTACGCGCCATAATAAGGAACTGGTCGTCAATACGTGCATCTACGGCTGCTTTCACTCGGTCAACCATCTCTTCCTGCGTCACAATTTCTTTATTTGGGCGGTGGCCACAGCGCTTTTGAGCCACCTGGTCTTCAATGTGCATTCCGGCAGCACCGGCACGTGTCATTTCCTGAACGGTACGGGCAATATTAAAAGCGCCGCCCCAGCCTGTGTCAGCATCAACTAACAAAGGGAGATCGGTTGCTGCAGTAATACGGCGAATGTCTTCACAAACATCATTTAACGAGGTCATGCCTAAGTCAGGTAAACCGAAAGACGCATTCGCTACCCCAGCGCCAGACAGGTATAGCGCTTTGTGCCCAACCTTTTCTGCCATCATTGCTGTGTAGGCGTTAATGGTGCCAACAATCTGTAAAGGATTTTCGTCGGCAATAGCTTGGCGCAACTTAGCACCCGGGCTTGTCATATGAGTCATGATGTTTCCTTTTCTGTTTGTAACCGTAATTCAATGTTTTTACGAGACGCGCCAATATGCCGGCGCATTAGCAGATCGGCCAATTCACCATCGCGATTAGCAATAGCATTAATAATGGCTTTATGTTCATCGAAGGCGCGCGAAACTCTCGGGCCATTCATACCCATCTGTACTCGATACATACGGACAAGATAGTAGAGTTCGTCGCAAAGCATATTAATTAAATACTGATTTTTACTGCCTAGTATAATGCGATAGTGAAAATCTAAATCACCGGCTTCCTGATAGTAACTCTCACCTTCACGAACCCGCTGAGTTTGCAGATGCTTATCTAAAAGCTGCCTTAACTCGTCAATTTCATTGTCGGGCATTTGCTCTGCCGCTAAACGACAGGCCAGGCCTTCAAGCTCTTCCCGTATTTGATATAACGAAATTAATCCTTCCAGAGACAGGGTAACCACTCTGGCACCCGCATTCGGAATTCGTTCAATAAGATGGCAACGCTCAAGTCTGGCTAAAGCTTCACGCAATGGCGCTCTGCTGACATTGAAACGCCGGGCAAGCTCCGGTTCGCTAATTTTGCAACCCGCCGCAATATCTCCTTCGACAATAGCGCGCTGTATTTCAAACAAAACGCGGTCTGATGAAGTAATGGCGGAACGTTCTAAAGGGCTGACTATTTGCATTAATTGTCGACAGTAATTATTGATTTAGCTATTTTCCACGAAAAAACCGATATTTGCAAGGCGAACTAAATTAAATTGTCGACAATCTAAAATCGATTGTTTTTATCACTAATACCTTTCAATATAGCAACTATCACTTTATCAGGACTACAGAGATCAACATGTTCGAATGGATTACCATGCCAGAAGCCTGGATTGCGCTGGCAACCTTAACCGCGTTAGAAATTGTGCTGGGTATTGATAACATCATTTTTATTTCCATTTTAGTTGGGCGCCTACCTGAGCATCAACGAGACAAAGCCCGCACCATAGGCTTAGGTCTGGCTATGGGCACGCGGTTACTCCTGCTCTTTTCCCTAACATGGGTAATGACTCTTACCGATCCGCTATTCAGTATCTTTGCAGAGGAAATTTCAGGGCGCGATCTAATCTTGCTGTTAGGTGGTTTATTTCTTCTTGGAAAAAGCACGTTAGAAATTCACCATGCACTGGAAGGTGATTCGCAAACAGAAAAATCCCCTGTCGCCGCTTCTTTTATCGGCATTCTTATACAGATAGCCATTCTGGACGTTGTTTTTTCGCTGGATTCAGTCATTACAGCTGTTGGCCTGGCTGAACAGTTAAGTGTTATGGTCATTGCCGTAATTATTTCGGTAGGTGTCATGTTGGTGGCAGCAAAGTCGGTCAGCGATTTTGTCGACAAACACCCGACCATTAAAATGTTGGCTCTTAGCTTTTTAATTTTAATAGGCATGACCTTAGTTGGCGAAGGATTCGGATTTCACGTACCTAAAGGCTATGTCTATTTCGCTATGGCGTTCTCTCTTGCAGTTGAAATGCTCAATCTTAAAATACGATCTAACCGCAAAAAGCCGAAACCAGTGGAGTTGCGCAAGGGTATACCGGGAGATAAACATCCTAAAAATTGAGTATTTCATCGTTTTCGGTTTTATTTCACGGCGGTCGCTAGTAAAGTAACGCCACTTTTTTTGACTTATACCAAAGTCGAACAGGACCAAAGTTTCAATAACTAAACGGATAATAACAATGGATCCAACAAAAATAGTCGACAAAGACGCAAGTTTTTTCGGACAACCAGGGGGCTTACAAACCCTGTTTTTTACCGAAATGTGGGAGCGCATGAGTTACTACGGTATGCGCGCATTGCTGGTTCTTTTTATGACCGCAAGCTTACAAGAAGGTGGTTTAGCTTTAACGGTAGCCTCTGCCACAGCTATTTATGGTTTATATACTGGTGCCGTTTACTTTATGGGCCTGCCCGGCGGCTGGATATCTGACCGTTTATTAGGTGGGCAAAAAGCGACATGGTATGGCGGCATTGTGATTATGTTAGGTCACATTGTTTTAGCAATACCAAGTACAGCCAGCTTTTTTATCGGCATGATTTTAGTCGTTCTGGGCACTGGCTTATTAAAACCAAACATCACAGCAATGGTTGGACAGCTCTACGGTCCCAATGACGATCGACGTGATGGTGGCTATACCCTGTATTACATGGGTATTAATTTTGGTTCCATCATTGGGTATCTGGTAACAGGCTATTTGCAAGTAGAAGCGGGTTATCACTGGGGCTTTGGTGCTGCAGCAGTTGGTATGGCATTGGGCCTTATTCAGTATCGATTAACCTTACCAAAGCTAAAAGGTGTGGGGGCAAAACCTCCTAAACCTCTAAGCGCTGCCGGAATGAAACGCAGCTGGATCGTTATCGGGGTACTGTTAGCGGGCTTAGCAATCATTACAGCACTTGCATTAAATGGCATTATTATTATTGATCCCATCGTTGTCGCCAGTAATGTTGCTATTGTATTTACGGTTATTTTCTTCGGATATTACGCTAGTATTTTCTTATTCGGTAAACTAACCAAAAATGAAATGAAGCGACTGGGAGCACTATTTCTAGTGTGTATCGCATCGACCATGTTCTGGGCAGGTTTTGAACAAGCGGGCTCTTCATTTAACCTGTTTGCTCGTGACTTAACAGACCGAATGGTAGGAAGCTTTGAGATCCCCACGACTTGGTTCCAAATGCTTAACTCAATTTTTCTGGTCATCATGTCGCCATTTTTTGCAGCGCTATGGATTAATTTGAGCAAACGCATGATTAACCCGTCGTATGGCTTCAAAAGTGCGATTGGTCTCATCATTATGGCCACCGGTTTCATCGTCATGTTCTTTGCTTCTCAAGCGGCTGCCAGTGGATTGAAGGTAGCTCCTTATTGGCTGGTTGCCGTTTACTTTATTCATACCGTCGGTGAGCTGTGCTTAAGTCCAGTCGCGTTAAGTGCTGTCAGTAAGTTATCACCCAAACGCATGGCCGGTCAGATGATGGGGATATTTGTACTCACCTACTCTGTCGGTAACGTCGTAGCCGGTATTCTTGCTGGCGGGTTAGATCCTGAAAATCCTGCGGCGATGCCTGAGCTATTCTGGACCATATTCTTATTTGGTGTCACTGTTGGTGCTATTGTATTTGTACTTGCTCTGTTTACCCGTAAATGGGAAAAACTCCCACCTGACGACGATAATGCTGACAATGATGACCACCCAGGTGCTGTCATTGATGCTAATGAGCCTGTCGGCAAACCATAATTCACTTCTTTGTAAAAAACTGCTAGAAAGGGACCTTCAGGTCCCTTTTTTAATATCGGTAGCACTATGCTAAAAAACATCATTCTCCTCGCCGGCCTAACTTGCAGTACTGCCTTTTCCGCTAATCTGTTTGCTGAAAATATAACCCCCCTACCTCTTAAACAACGTGCAGAGGTTATTGATGATCTTCTTCAGAAACGAGTACAGCAACTACTCCCTGAGTTAATGCAACAAAATGACATTGATATGTGGGTATTAATAAGTCGCGAGTACAACGAAGATCCAATTCTTAAAACCTTTCTGCCCAGCGACTGGTTATCTGCAAGACGAAGAACCATCTTAGTTATCCATAAGCCGGGCAATGGTGAGAATCTGGAAACCTTAGCAATAGCCCGTTATAACGTTGGTGAGGTATTTAAAAGCGCCTGGAACCCAGAGCAACAACCTAATCAATGGCAACGCCTGACGGAAGTCATTACCGAGCGTAACCCAGGTTCTATTGCAATTAATCAATCGAAAGACTTCGCTCAGGCCGACGGGATTACAGCAACGGATAAAGAGCTTTTCATGGCCGCTTTACCTGACAATTTAAAAGATAAAATGGTCAGTGCAGAGCCGCTTGCCGTCTCCTGGCTTGAAAAACGAATAGAAGCAGAACTGCCCTATTATCGTAATGCCGTTAAGCTTGCGCACCAGATTATCGCCGAGGGGTTTTCAAACAAAGTAATCTCGGTTGGTGAGACCACCACAGAAGACCTTCAATGGTGGTTCCGTGAGCGTGCTGCACAAGAGAACCTGCCCGTTTGGTTCCATCCTTCCGTGAGTGTGCAGCGTATCGATGACCCTCAACCCGGGCATCCGCGTTCAACCGGAATCGTCATACAACCGGGCGACTTATTGCACGTGGACTTTGGCATTACCTACCTGCGCTTAAATACCGATACTCAGCAACATGCCTATGTTTTAAAAGAAGGTGAGTCAGACGCTCCTGAAGCCCTAAAACAAGCACTAATCAATGCTAATCAGCTACAGGATATTTTGACCAAACAGTTTGAAGAGACACGTTCAGGCAATGACATTTTGCTCGCCGCATTAGAAGAAGCCAGAAGCGAAGGTCTGGAGCCCATGATTTATACTCACCCTATTGGTTATTACGGCCATGGATCAGGGCCAACCATTGGTATGTGGGACAAACAGCACGCAATACCAGGTGGAGGAGAATACCCGTTATTTTCTAATACGGCTTATTCTATAGAACTAAATAACAAAACCACATTCAAGGATAAAGCCGTCACCATCATGCTGGAAGAGGATGCATTTTTTGATGGTGACGGAGTTAGCTACTTAAACGGCAGACAACAGTCCTTTCATCTTATCGATTAGGCTTTTCTGAAACATAAATAGTAATGTGCCCGGCGGCTACAACCGTGCCGTCGCTACGCTTGGCTTCTACGGATATAGGCTGGTCGCCCGGTTGCCAGGTGGACTCTGAGCTGGATGCTTCTATGGTCACATCGCTTTCAGTTTTCGCCAGATACTGCACGTTCATGCCTTTCGGTAACCAACGCAGATGTTTAGGAATCGACGCCTCGGCTAATGCCCCCATCGCCATTTCCATACCGTTACACACAGCAATGGCATGCACGGT encodes the following:
- the prpC gene encoding bifunctional 2-methylcitrate synthase/citrate synthase produces the protein MAEKKLSGAGLRGQSAGETALCTVGKSGSGLTYRGYDISELAEKVSFEEVAYLLAKGELPNKQQLTDYKKRLKSLRTLPQEVKDVLERIPKSAHPMDVMRTGCSMLGNLETEESFDEADDHIERLLATFPGIVLYWYRYTHDGVRIDTDSEEESIGAHFLRLLHDKAPSELHAAVMNTSLILYAEHEFNASTFTARVCASTLSDIHSCVTGAIGSLRGPLHGGANEAAMELIEGMKDADDAEQKLKGMLERKEKIMGFGHAIYRDFDPRNDVIKAWSKKLSEEVGDSRLYDVSVRCEKVMWDEKKLFPNADFFHASAYHYMGIPTKLFTPIFVMSRVTGWTAHVKEQRANNRIIRPSADYTGPEPRKVPALEER
- the prpB gene encoding methylisocitrate lyase, which translates into the protein MTHMTSPGAKLRQAIADENPLQIVGTINAYTAMMAEKVGHKALYLSGAGVANASFGLPDLGMTSLNDVCEDIRRITAATDLPLLVDADTGWGGAFNIARTVQEMTRAGAAGMHIEDQVAQKRCGHRPNKEIVTQEEMVDRVKAAVDARIDDQFLIMARTDALQQQGLEAAIERAQACVDAGADAIFAEAVHTLDQYKAFTEALNVPVLANITEFGATPLFNKQELADVGVEIVLYPLSAFRAMNKAALNVYNSILENGDQKAVIDDMQTRAELYDFLNYHDFEEKLDQLFKK
- a CDS encoding GntR family transcriptional regulator, producing the protein MQIVSPLERSAITSSDRVLFEIQRAIVEGDIAAGCKISEPELARRFNVSRAPLREALARLERCHLIERIPNAGARVVTLSLEGLISLYQIREELEGLACRLAAEQMPDNEIDELRQLLDKHLQTQRVREGESYYQEAGDLDFHYRIILGSKNQYLINMLCDELYYLVRMYRVQMGMNGPRVSRAFDEHKAIINAIANRDGELADLLMRRHIGASRKNIELRLQTEKETS
- a CDS encoding TerC family protein, with the protein product MFEWITMPEAWIALATLTALEIVLGIDNIIFISILVGRLPEHQRDKARTIGLGLAMGTRLLLLFSLTWVMTLTDPLFSIFAEEISGRDLILLLGGLFLLGKSTLEIHHALEGDSQTEKSPVAASFIGILIQIAILDVVFSLDSVITAVGLAEQLSVMVIAVIISVGVMLVAAKSVSDFVDKHPTIKMLALSFLILIGMTLVGEGFGFHVPKGYVYFAMAFSLAVEMLNLKIRSNRKKPKPVELRKGIPGDKHPKN
- a CDS encoding peptide MFS transporter, with amino-acid sequence MDPTKIVDKDASFFGQPGGLQTLFFTEMWERMSYYGMRALLVLFMTASLQEGGLALTVASATAIYGLYTGAVYFMGLPGGWISDRLLGGQKATWYGGIVIMLGHIVLAIPSTASFFIGMILVVLGTGLLKPNITAMVGQLYGPNDDRRDGGYTLYYMGINFGSIIGYLVTGYLQVEAGYHWGFGAAAVGMALGLIQYRLTLPKLKGVGAKPPKPLSAAGMKRSWIVIGVLLAGLAIITALALNGIIIIDPIVVASNVAIVFTVIFFGYYASIFLFGKLTKNEMKRLGALFLVCIASTMFWAGFEQAGSSFNLFARDLTDRMVGSFEIPTTWFQMLNSIFLVIMSPFFAALWINLSKRMINPSYGFKSAIGLIIMATGFIVMFFASQAAASGLKVAPYWLVAVYFIHTVGELCLSPVALSAVSKLSPKRMAGQMMGIFVLTYSVGNVVAGILAGGLDPENPAAMPELFWTIFLFGVTVGAIVFVLALFTRKWEKLPPDDDNADNDDHPGAVIDANEPVGKP
- a CDS encoding M24 family metallopeptidase → MLKNIILLAGLTCSTAFSANLFAENITPLPLKQRAEVIDDLLQKRVQQLLPELMQQNDIDMWVLISREYNEDPILKTFLPSDWLSARRRTILVIHKPGNGENLETLAIARYNVGEVFKSAWNPEQQPNQWQRLTEVITERNPGSIAINQSKDFAQADGITATDKELFMAALPDNLKDKMVSAEPLAVSWLEKRIEAELPYYRNAVKLAHQIIAEGFSNKVISVGETTTEDLQWWFRERAAQENLPVWFHPSVSVQRIDDPQPGHPRSTGIVIQPGDLLHVDFGITYLRLNTDTQQHAYVLKEGESDAPEALKQALINANQLQDILTKQFEETRSGNDILLAALEEARSEGLEPMIYTHPIGYYGHGSGPTIGMWDKQHAIPGGGEYPLFSNTAYSIELNNKTTFKDKAVTIMLEEDAFFDGDGVSYLNGRQQSFHLID
- a CDS encoding hotdog fold domain-containing protein, with the protein product MATGNYLINLYERCLKLPFGRKIFSAMFARKAPYFKTIKPLITELKPNFCQLTFKKRKAVQNHIGTVHAIAVCNGMEMAMGALAEASIPKHLRWLPKGMNVQYLAKTESDVTIEASSSESTWQPGDQPISVEAKRSDGTVVAAGHITIYVSEKPNR